GTTCAAATTTTCTCTGCAATGAAAATCAGTATTCGTTTACATCTTAATATCATCCATTGAACGAATCTAATTTTAGACGTATCATGTATGAGCTTGCTTACGAGTTTATATTTAACTGATTATATAATTTACACTGACATCACTTGACTCCGTCAAGATATTTGTACTCGTCGAGAAGACTGATTCTTCAATAGCGTGTTGAAAACGGTCTTTTAGTTAAATTTTGTTTGTGGTTTTCTCTCACTTTTTCTTGCAACCACTTGTTTTTTTTTTGTAAACTGGAATATACAAAGAATGAAACGTTCTTTGAATTTTTATTGTCATTACTCTTTGCGTCTCAGGTCAAGTCAGCCATTTGCTTTTTCATCTAGAAGATTATGATGGTTCAAACATAATTCATAATTACATAGTGAAACAGTTTTGACTTAAAAACACAATCCAAAATATCGATAAGCAGCTAAGAAAGAAATAAGCAAATTCATTCACCTAGTTCTCTGGAAGGTGAATTCCTATATGGATTATGTATGCTTTTTGGTCAACGAATTTTGTTTATTGAATCAAACCAAATAGATTAGCGGAGGATATATATGATGGACTATAACATAACCATTATTAAAAAGTACCTGCTACCACACATTGATGCTGAAATAACATACATGCGGGAATAACAATGCCATTTGTTGTCTCTTTTCTTTTCTTCATTATATCTTTCTTTATGTAATATATTTTCTTCACTTTCTTCCTAAAAATACTTATAACATATTAGTATACCATTACTTTGATAAAGTTTTCCTTGTTTGAAATAATCTTAAAGTACCCATAAAACCCTATTCATTTTTACATTTATTTGAGTTTTAGGAGACCGATTCTTCTGATACCTTTTTCCTCATCTGCACACTATAAGTATACGTACAAACAGAAATCCACTTGTCATCATTCTTTGTTAAGTTTCCTGATATATATATACATATTGATAGCACTACGAAAGATAGGTGGTACCTTGACAACAACAAACCCCATTGAGTAAGAACAGAAAATATATTTATTTTTTTAAAAGATGGGAAGAGCACCGTGCTGTGATAAGACGGTGGTGAAGAAAGGGCCATGGTCACCGGAGGAAGACGCCATGCTTAAATCCTACATTGAAAAACATGGCACCGGCAACAATTGGATTGCCCTCCCTCACAAAATCGGTATTTGTATAAAACCACTTTAAGTTGTATTACGTTTCATATACAATATAGTTTGTCACAGTATAGTGTTAACAATTTTACATTTTCATAAAAGGGATCAAGAGATGTGGGAAGAGTTGTCGTTTGAGATGGCTTAATTACTTGAGGCCTAACATAAAGCATGGAAGCTTCACTGATGAAGAAGATTACATCATTTGCAGCCTATACATTACAATTGGAAGCAGGTTTATTATTTATATTTCTTATTCTTATAATATATACATCTTTCTTTATAATATATATATATCCATGATTCGTGAAATTTCATATACAACGCGGCATTTAAAACTGGTGTATATTAATTAGATTTTGTTGATGAAGGTGGTCTATCATTGCTTCACAATTACCAGGAAGAACAGACAATGATATCAAAAACTATTGGAACACAAGGCTTAAAAAGAAGCTATTAAGCAAGCAAGGGAAGGCAATTCATCAACAACTTAGTCTCAGACTCGAGCCGGAAACAACATCGAAAAGATCATCATTTAGTCAAAACCAGATCCTAATGTTTCATGATGAGAACGCGAAACCGCCGTTGCACCAAACCTTACACAACCAAATGGTGGATCCATCAATAACATCCTTCGCCATGGAAGAAAAAAGAATGGTTCCGGTATTGGAATCATTTTCTTGGGAACAAAACAAGGTTTGGCTTGATATTGATCATGATGCAGCTTCGTCTTCTTATCATCATCACGCATCCCCACACTTGAACTCCATGACCACTAGTAGTAGTAGCATTTGTACTAATTCACCTCTACAAATGTCCCACTACACAATAAATGACAATGATCATGGTGATCAAGAGATGTTCTTCATGGCCGGGTTGGAGAATCTTCAAGACGAGCTATTCGATGAGATAATCAATAACAACACGACAGAATTCGAGTTTCGTGGAACGGAGACGCTAAACAATAACTGCTTGGGTCATGAAATCAACTCCTTCATTGATTGTCCTCTAAAAGATAATTAGTAGATGATCGATTAATCATTAATTAGATACTGAATATTATATATCTTATTTGTTTTTTTTGTTTTTTTTTTTTTGAAAAAAATATCTTATTTGTTTACGTGTTATCTTTTAAGATGTTGAAGGTATGGAACAATAAAACCCTAGTGTGTGTAACACATTTTTTGTTTGCCTTTTTGCAGTTTGAATAAATGAAATGGTTTTATTCTATTGTTGTCATTGTTTATTTATTAATGCGAAAAGCTACTTTTGTGCTCTCGTGAGTCGTGAATAAAAAATTCAGGTAGATGCTGAAATAATGGGAATCCTAGAACTTGATATTTCTACAGTTCACACAAATGATATGTTTGTATGCTTCTTTTATTTTGGGCTTTCTCTGATTTATGCCGGTTTTGTATCCGTCAGTATATCTTTTAGTGTTACTTAATAAAATCTGGCGTATGTAGTAGTGGTGAGCAGGTAGGAGGGAACCATTCATCAACACCATAAAGATCAAAAAGCTGTGACCATAAAATAAACTAGGGAGACTTTGATAAATCTGTTTCTGACTCAGTAGTGAGTATCCCCAAAATTCAAGACATTGTTATCAACTTTATTTGGATTTCGTTGGATACTTCTAAAGATAAATCTATAAATTTTAACCATTTCATACGAACGCTAACATAGATCGTCATATTGTAATTAAAGTCAAAATCATTATCATTTTGAATTATTTGTTAAATGTTTCTTTTGTAAGTCATTATCACTTTACATTATTTGTTAAATTTTGGATTAAGGAAAAAAGAGATAATATTTTGGTACAAAAGTACAAATAAATTCCCACGAAGTATACATGTAATATAGGTGCATGATGAGTGATTGTGTGAACAGCGGTGATGCAATGTTTGAAATGGACATATACCAAACAAATCAACTAGTACAATTTTGCCACCAATTTTCTTGTCACATTAAAAGACAAAAATATCACATGTTCCTGGTTTAAGGTTCATCTTGCGGATCGACTCGGTACAGGGTAAAGGAAATTATGCATCCCATAATTTTTAATCGGTAGGGTTTGATTAGATGAGGTTGTAGCTTTAGGTTTTTATTTTAGAATTTAGGTTGTAAGTTTGACTTAAAAGAAAAAAAAAGTTTGACTTAAAGCTAATATTTTGTTATTATCTTTTTTAAAAGAAATTGGTTGTAATCTTTTTTTTTATAATGTTAAAAAGGTAATGATTGGTTCATAATAAAAACTAGAACTTGACCCGCACCCCCGCGCGGGTGGTTGATTTAACTTATGTTCAACGTAAATTCATAAACCGCTGGTTTTATAAAAATATCTCATGTATGTTTTTTATGTTTTGTAATTCACATATAGGGTAAAATATATTATTTTATGATATAGATGTTTGATAATAATTCTTATTATTTGTGCATAATATTATATTAAAAAAATTATAATTTGATACAATTTGATGTAATTGTACTATTCATATATTAATCTGTTGTTTATTTGTTAATTTATTTTAAAATGAAACTACATACTAAAATTTTAAATTTTTGCATTAGTTTTCTAAGAATTATTATTAATTTTATGATATATTTTTTTTCTTGAAAATTGAACTCTCGAAATTTTTATATTGACTAAATTAAATAGGGTTTAAAAAGTATTTGATATAATATATAGTTATATACTATATATTTCAGTTTGTGTTTTTATTTTCACCATAAAGAAACAACAACTATTATAATTAATCAATTATAAATTGATTTTAAATACAGTGGCAGAATCTGTAAATAAAAAAAATACAAAAAGGAAGTATTTAATTATTGTAAATATAATGGCTAAATATGTAAATTAAAAAAAGTAGTTAATCTGCTATTCATGTTTCCAAACAGTTCTTGTTTTAATTTTTATTCATGTTTCCAAACAATACCAAAGGTACTTCAGTTTTAATAATATAGATGTAATAAGAAAAAAATGGTGGTTGCCCACAGTTTCTATAACTCTTATCAATACAAGCTTATAATGGGTCAAGCCCAAAACCAAAAGTATATCAGTTTAGTTTCCCGTTTTTTTTGTGTTTCTATGTTCTGGACCAGACTTCTAATGCATGGGCTTCTAGGCCGTAATTTTCATTTTACGTTTATGAATATGATATTACGAAACCCTGCTTCAATCCAAAGAAAATATTTGATTCTAAGTAACACCCCAAAAAGTATAAAATTTATTCTAAACAAGTAAGAAAAGTCGACCCAAAACACAAAAAACAAACCTAATCCAACCCAAACCCACAAGAAATCTCGACCCAACTGACTAATCATATTATGTATTTGGGTTTGCATTTTTGATTTGCGTATTTGTTGGGTGTGTTCTTTAGGGAGTGAAGTCAACTTTAATTATTTCTCACTATCTTTAGGTTATAGTCAATTTTTATTATTTCTAGTTACTTGTTTTTTTAATTTTTACTAACTGATTTCTTCGCATGGAAACTACATTAATTAATTTAATAAAAATGTAGTTTGCAACATATTTTTTTATTTAAATGTAACCATAGTGCTATTACATACATAATTTTTATTATTTTTGATAAAAGACCTTTTTGTCACAAATGGCACTATATCAAAGGTTTTATAAGTGAAATTGAAAAAAGGAAAATACGTGAAGTTTCTATATAATTATTCATGACTAACAAGAAGAAAGAAATAATTTCTTTACTTCTTCTTTTATTTTTTTGAACATTAGAAACTCTTTACTTGATAAAACGAATATAAAGGTAAACTTTTGTGTTGGAGAAAGCTTCTACAGAGACAAGAATAGCTTTCGGCCTTTTGTCTTTGAATTATATACAACTTTGAAAGTTGAAAAATTCCAACTTCGACTCCTCATTCCATGGCGACATTTTGTGGATGGTATACAAGAGAGGCAGAGCGAGACCTTTTCTTATTGAATGATTTCGAGTTGAATTTTGAATAATAGATGCAAGATTAATTGATTTGGCACATACAACGTAGTGAAAAAAAACTTAGATACATATCAAGGTGTTACTTACATAAATCGAACTTCAAACTTAACTTTGTTATTCATCGAATACAAAATTACTTATAATACTGAAATAATAGAGAAGAGCTTAAAGCTCTTTGAAAAACGTAACGTCATGTCCTCAAAGTTTCAAACATCAAGACATATACTATTCCACGAAGAAAATAATGCCATTGGTCTCCAACACAAAAATGTGACTATGGGATCTTTGTCTGCCTAGTGTTCTTTACTACAAAGAGGTGTTTAGCTTTCGGTTGTAGTTGTAGGCATAAGATTCAACCTAAAAAAACTTAGTAAGAATACGAGTGAACGAAAAACAGATAGGTGCGACTGGTAACCATCAAACAAACAATAGGAACGGATAAGAAAAAAATGAGTAGAAATAAATTTTGAGGAATGATGGTTTCTTATCAAAATTAATAAAAAATATATTTGTTCTATAATTCTCTACAAATAAAAAACGAAGAGGAATAAAAAAGAAAACTTATTCCTGGTGAATATTAAAAAATTTAAGGAATGCTAAGGAACATAGTGTTCCTCTTCGTTCTCTAGGTTACCAGAGAGATGTCTTCATTTATATCTACTTTTTGAATGTGAAAGTTACTGATATAATTTTACTATTATTACTTTCCACCAATACTCAACCAACCAAATGTACAGTCGTATATCTATGATGATTGTATTTTATAATACTAACATGGTAAAAGAGCTGTAGCAAATATATGCTGGAATGAATGACATGTATAACAACTAATCATATTATAAAAATTCAATTGCAACCATTACGTATAAAAAAAACCATGGTCATACTGCAAAAAAACCATTACGAATAAATATTAATATTTAACCCAAACAAAAAATATTAATAGTTGAGACGTGGAAGCAACGGAGGCCCGTGCACCATGGTCATGTGGCCCAGGATGCGTCGGTCTACGCAAACATAACATATCGACCAAAGACAAATATACAAATACAAGGTTGGTCGAAAATGGTACTAGAATATATTTTGCGAAGTAACCAATCAGAAAACGTTAGCAGATGTTCTCTGTTTTCTTTTGCCATGTGAATCCCACATGACACATTGACATTTGACAACTACCCAAAGACATCCATTTCGCATCTGTGCATTTATTTACCGGTTACTCCATCACGATTATATAAATTTATTAAAGTAATTAATATTTAGTATAAATTATTTTTACATACAATGTATAAATGTGTGTTTAGAGATTCGAGATTAAGAAACTGTGATAACAGTGTTTTTAGGTTTTTCATATACGCTCATATTTAATGAATATAAATTTTGGAGTGTTACTGTTCTTGAAAAGAGTTTGTGGTCGTTATTCTGATAGAATAATCTCGAAGGAGTACAATATTCTTTTAGTAATTTTAAAATACCGGATGATATACAAATGTTTAACCAATATTTGGGTTTCCACGTTTCAGAACAATCACGTGAACTGTAACAAGATCAATATATCTTTTAACTTCCCATGTTGATTACATATTATAATCCATGAATCCTTTTAGTTTTTTTACTCCTCAGTACATATCAATACTCCCTCCGTTTTTTTATATAAGTCGTTTTAGAGAAATTTTTATGTTCTAAATTAAATGATGTTTTCGGTTTTCTATGTAAAATTTATTAACATTTAATGTTATATGACCAATGATAATATACCTTATATTTTATTATTGGTTGATTTGTGGTTAGGTAAATAATTAATGAAGTTTTTGTTTAGAAAATATAAAAAATTAACGATTTCTTAATTTATGTGCACAATTCTAAAACGACTTATATTAAAAAACGGAGGGAGTATATTTTTTTCCACTTTAGTTTATGAATAGAGGATGTAGTAGTTGTTTGCTCAAAAAAAAGGATGTAGTAGTTGAGATTGGTCTTATTCTGCTACCAAACATTTAATGTACTCGCGCCATTTACTCACTTATAAATTAATCGGCTAATGAAGTAATAATTAATTTTAATTATATAGTATTATCTTTTTTTCGAAGGTAAGATTTTTTAGAGATTTCAAACTTATTAAGAATATAATATATGCTTATAGTTTAATTTATTATTTATTTTTTTATATATTTTTTAAATTATTTTCTACCAATTAAATCTAATCAATTCAAATATTTATAATTAATGTCTCTAAACGAAGAGCGGAGAAAGTAGCAAATTGTATAGATCGTCACGTCTGTGAATGCACACGTGGCTGTGAGTATATAAAATGGGTATATCTTTTGACTTTCAATGGTATTTTTCGTTGACTGACAAGTCATTTAAGCGAAATCGATCACTTCAAAACCAGTTAAAGCGATTAGAGAATTTAATATTGAATGCACCAACTTATGTCTATGGTCAACTAGAGTAATAAAGGAATTCTCCTTGTTATTCAGAAAATTAACAAATGTGAACATTATAGGACTAAGAAGTAAGTTTTAGTTAATTACAAAATAATTAATGAACGGATTTATTGCCTGGACTCAAATTACGGCTTCTCAACCAGAAATTTCGCCGGCAAATGTTTAATACGTGGCACGTTTTAACGTAAAATTGAAGCAATTTTTGACAATTTTTTTTTCAAATATTATCATTAAGATATGAAAAATATTATACAAAAAGCCACACTGCAATATCCGGTTTCACGTTCGGACAGAGTGAACTTTCTCTCTAAAACTATACCAAAATATAAAATTATGATAAAAATACATATGACGGACAATCACACATAAATAGTGACCTAAATATCATATTTATTACACCATGATTAAATGAAAAAAACAGACTACCGTTCCTCGGGCTCTCGATCCTGAAACGATAGCCGGAAAACCCAGTTAGAGACTTTCATCTTCCTTAACCTCTTCAGTCTTTGATGTTCACTTTGACTTCTTGTACTAGATGACGGTCCATCAACGAACATCTTCAATCTATTCATCGCAACCTTTAGTGTTTCCTCGCTCATATTCGCGAAACAAACCCTAAACCAACCCGGTTCGTTGCAATGGCATGAAGAACCGGGAGAGATGTTAAGCTTAACCTCGTAAACGATCTTTTTCCATAGCTCAATCTCGGCCTCAAACGTGTTAGAACTCAGCAGGTGTCTCATGTCGACCCAACAAAAGAGTCCGGCGTTGCTCTTGAGACACTCGATGCCCGCAGCCTCTAGACCCGACACGAGCTTCATGTGCCGCTTTTTGAGTCGAATTTGGTTCTCTCTGAGGTAGTTCTTGGTGAAGTTTTTGTCGGATAACAATGCTGATAAGAGGTATTGCGTTTGAGAAGAGATTAGACCGAAACTGGACATTTTTGTCGCTGCATCGACAACAATATCATCGTTAGAGTAAATAACTCCAACGCGAAAACCAGGCAGGCCTAGATCTTTAGACAAACTGTAAACGATGTGGACACGTTTAGAAACATCGGTGTTTTCGAGCTTTTTCTCTTTGAGGACTTCCATGACGCTGATGAATCCAGGAGAAGTGAAAACGGTACCCGAGTAGATCTCGTCGCTTATCAAATGTATATTCTTACGTGACACGAAGTCTAAGAGATGGTTTAGTTCGGTTCGTGTTGTCGTAGTACCCAACGGGTTAGATGGGTTGGTTATAAGGACTCCTTTAACTTTTAGGTTAAGCTTTTGAGCTTGCTCGTAGGCTTCTTCGAGTGCGGATTTAGTGATGCGGAATCCGTTTGCACTCGTGCACTGGATCGGTACGATCTCAGCTCCGGTTCTCCATTTCAAATCCCTATCAAATCTGTAATTTAAAAATGAAAAAGAAAAGTGTTCTAGTAAGCGTAAGTTTCATGTGACTTGTGAATGAAGCAACTGTTTGACAAAAAAAATAAAAGGTTAACTAACCCTGGATAATATGGAGTAGGAAGCAAGAAAGCGTCTCCAGGATCCGCGAGACAGAACATCAGAGTTTCATTAGCCGAAGTAGCACCCGCGGTTTGGACAAGCTTTTTCGGATCAAAAGAAACTCGGTTTCCTCTATTTTCCGACATGAAATCCGCCATGGCCTGAAAAATAGTTATGACAAATAAATAAACATGTTTACTAAACTATAGTAATATTTGTCCGATCATTTTAAAATACTTCGATATATATATATATATAATCTTACCTTCTTGAAGGAAGGCAGGCCATGATAGTCTTGGAAAAGAGCTAGTTCCCGGAAAATAGATTGGCCTTCTCTTTCGAAGTTTGCCGCTTCCGGGTTCTTGGCAAGCCATGCTTCAATAAGATCGAAAGATAACTGCAAGAGGGTAAGCAAGATCATAAGATATACATAAACTTCTTTCTCAAAAACTTTATAGTTTCTGCTATACATTGTTGAGTATATATATTTACGATACGTTGCGATTTTAACTTTTAGTGATTAGTGTACGTGATTAATTAAATTACCTGATTTTCTGCGAGACCCATCTGGATAATGCCGTCTGGGTTCTTGATGTCATCGTAAGGGTTCTTCTCGTATTCCTCCCAACCCAAAAAGTACGAAGAATCTTGGCCATGAGCGTTGCAAGTAACTTTTCTTGACAATAGACCCATTGTTTAGCTCTAGAGAGCGAGAGTGTAAGAGAATAAAATGGAGGGAGAGAGAGAACGTAGATATGGAAACAAGGATTTGAGAGAGAGAACAAAAAGTTGGTGTTTTGATTGGATTGTGAGTGTTGTAGGTAAGCTATGATCGAGAAGTCACTAGGCATGTGTGGATGTTTATATATAGTTTTCAACTTTTCATGCACAGAAATTTTGTGTGTCTAGCATATGAATTAATTACGCATGTCGATTCTTTTGTATTTATTAATTAAGAGAATTAAAAGAATAATAATCCATTCACGCGTTTCCATCCACCGTCCCTGCTCACTCAAACGAGCTCAACTTCAAGAGTTATTATTACGCTTACCACAGCGGTTTACGCCTCTCTTCTAAAGTTGTTTTTGATTGTGTGAGTTTAAAGTTAACTTACTAATATTACCGTCAGATTAAAATTATTTAATTTGGTTAATTAATGAAAATAGTTATGTTTTTTTTTGTCGGATGAAAATAGTTATGTAGATCGAAGGAAAAACAGTAATGTGATGTAACAAGAAATCAACTTGTTGTTTCACCCGATCAGAGATTATCTATGTACCAAAGACGCAAAATTTAAAATCGGATAAACTAGCACGCAGTGTTAGGAAGCAACCGTTTTTTGTCGTTCACATGGATACAGATCACCCGGTTTGGTTTACAGAGTGAGTATGAATCTGTATACGTTGATGAAAAAAAAAAAGAATTCAACTTGTTAAATGAGATATAAGGCGACCTATAGAGAAAGAAAACATATATTGGCTACAGATAAAAATAATAAGAATTGGGAATGTGAGTTGGTCAAAAAGGTTAACATGTGAAATTGTCATTGCTGCATTTAGGAACCCTTTGGACCGTGTTATGTAATGTTGGTCCACGCTGCTCCATGATCCACACATGTTGTGACGTGTGTCGGCTGTATATATATTTCGCGCTCAACTAATCGTCTATTTATATATCTTAAAAGATTAGTTATTTATGTAAAACTAATTTATATATTTCAAATATATCTCTCTATAAAATATGACAATACTACAATTGAAAGCTAAAAAGTATTGGAATGATATATAACGTTACATCGAGGCTAAGGAAATATAGTAATCATGTTCTCTAACCAAATAAAAATACTAGCAATTATGCATGATGACGTGTACAAACGAAATTAAAAGGTTTTAAAAATAATGGGAACAAGAAGAACAAGAAATCTTTGAACGACTGATATAGTTAGTTTTCTCGCCGGAAACGTGTCGGAACATACTAAGCCCAACTTAAGCATATAAATTCTTACTAATAAATGCATAAGTACCTGTTTTTGGCAAAAAAGAGTATATAGTTGGATATCCGACCAGTAACTAATTAACTATTTTAAGGTGTGAAAATTATACTCGTTTTTCTAATTTCATATATATCTCATTGTCATCTTACTATTTCCCGTTATTGGAAAATTGATCCTTCTTGTGATGCCGAATCACATTAACTAGCAACATGTTTTTCAGTTTAAAGTTTAAACACGTGTCGGCTATATTGCGTTTGCTTCTTCTTTTCTTTTTTTTGTTACTTTTGTTTTACTTTATACTAATTCTTTTTATATTGTTTCAGCTGGTAACATGCTAAAAACAATAATGAAAATAAAACTAAAACAATTATTGTTCAACAACTTAGTTACATGTTAAAAAAAAACTTAATTAAATGTTCAGTAAACGCGCGCGCCCTTAGTTTGTAGCTCCCTGATTAATAATCAGTGTCTCATTGTAAGCATATATATTGTGATTACCACACCTTAATTATGAAACCAGTTCAATACATTAGGCACTTTTATTTTTAAGTTTTCAAATGTTTACCTTTCTGTCATTCCATATTTTATAAAGATGATTAAAAACAATTGTATAGAGTCCATAAACTTAAAGAATCTCTCCTACAAAATTTTGGTGTTCTTACAATTTTTAATGTCCATTAAAAGAAAAAGATAATAAATACTTCCTCCGTTTTTTTAATATAAGTCGTTTTAGAATTATGCACATAGATTAAGAAATCATTATTTTTTTATATTTTATAAACAAAAACACATTAATTATTTACCTAACCACAAATAAACCAATAATAAAATATAAGGTATATTATTATTGGTCATATAACATTAGGTGTTAATAAATTTTACATAGAAAACCGAAAACGTCATATAATTTGGAACATAAAAATTTCTCTAAAACGACTTATATTAAAAAACAGAGGGAGTATTATTATGTTTCATGAAATTTTTATTACACCTCCTTATCTCCATATTTTCTTTATTTTCTCATAATTAAATATTTTGTGCAACATTTATATGATTTTTTGTTAACTACTGCTCATTCAACAAACTTTTATCTAATCAACACGTCAAGTCGTTAACAGCGTAGTAAAAATGATCTCTTCAACGTGTGATAAATGTTGCATGAAAAACATGATACTAGTTTGATTTGTCCTTGGAAAAATATCAAACTTAGGCGAAATGTAACAT
This sequence is a window from Brassica oleracea var. oleracea cultivar TO1000 chromosome C1, BOL, whole genome shotgun sequence. Protein-coding genes within it:
- the LOC106292450 gene encoding 1-aminocyclopropane-1-carboxylate synthase 8, giving the protein MGLLSRKVTCNAHGQDSSYFLGWEEYEKNPYDDIKNPDGIIQMGLAENQLSFDLIEAWLAKNPEAANFEREGQSIFRELALFQDYHGLPSFKKAMADFMSENRGNRVSFDPKKLVQTAGATSANETLMFCLADPGDAFLLPTPYYPGFDRDLKWRTGAEIVPIQCTSANGFRITKSALEEAYEQAQKLNLKVKGVLITNPSNPLGTTTTRTELNHLLDFVSRKNIHLISDEIYSGTVFTSPGFISVMEVLKEKKLENTDVSKRVHIVYSLSKDLGLPGFRVGVIYSNDDIVVDAATKMSSFGLISSQTQYLLSALLSDKNFTKNYLRENQIRLKKRHMKLVSGLEAAGIECLKSNAGLFCWVDMRHLLSSNTFEAEIELWKKIVYEVKLNISPGSSCHCNEPGWFRVCFANMSEETLKVAMNRLKMFVDGPSSSTRSQSEHQRLKRLRKMKVSNWVFRLSFQDREPEER
- the LOC106298117 gene encoding transcription factor RAX3; this translates as MGRAPCCDKTVVKKGPWSPEEDAMLKSYIEKHGTGNNWIALPHKIGIKRCGKSCRLRWLNYLRPNIKHGSFTDEEDYIICSLYITIGSRWSIIASQLPGRTDNDIKNYWNTRLKKKLLSKQGKAIHQQLSLRLEPETTSKRSSFSQNQILMFHDENAKPPLHQTLHNQMVDPSITSFAMEEKRMVPVLESFSWEQNKVWLDIDHDAASSSYHHHASPHLNSMTTSSSSICTNSPLQMSHYTINDNDHGDQEMFFMAGLENLQDELFDEIINNNTTEFEFRGTETLNNNCLGHEINSFIDCPLKDN